The genomic stretch CAAGGAAGTTACGGGGCATCTGCAGACGCCTGAGAGCGGTGCCACCACACAGCTAGCCTGACGCGGCAGTCGCTTCATCAATTTCTTCGTATCTGCTTTCCTGCCGATTGCCCCGTAAACGGTGGGGCATGGTGTTGTTGCAACTTGATCCGAAATTCTTAATCTTGAAATTAGAAAATTGTCACCTATGTGATGGGCATGGCAAAACGAGACATGAGAAGCGATTTTTAAATTTCAAAATCATGAATTTCTGATTAATAATACGGGTCAGACCCCCGCGACCGTTGCGCGTAAACAACCAACGTTAACGGCTCTCGCTCGATTTATGCAACAACGCCCCACGCGCCAGCATCCCCATGTTTTGGACGATGTATCATGATAGGCACGAGATGCCCATCTTCGTTGCCAGTCCACGTCGTTTTGCCCGATTGGTTACGCAGCCAGGCTGAGCGTGTAGCATGTGGTTAGCTCTTCACGGCGGTTTGTCGCCGGGGCATGCTGTGCGTCGCGCGAGTGCTTTCGCATGCGCAGGCGGACGCCGTCACGCCGGCGCTCTATTTCATCGTCTTCACAAGGATTTATCGATGCGTTCACGCAGGATCGTAGTGCGCCGTTCCAGTGTTCACGGAAAGGGCGTATTCGCGGTTGCACCGATCCGCGAAGGTGAGCGCGTGGTCGAGTACAAGGGCGAACAGATCTCCTGGAAAGAGGCGCAGCGCCGGCATCCGCATAATTTGAATGAGCCCAACCACACTTTCTATTTCGCACTTGAGGAAGGCGGCGTGATCGACGGTAAGGTCGATGGCAATAGCGCGCGCTGGATTAACCATTCCTGCGAGCCGAACTGCGGGGCCCAGGAAATCGTCGGGCACGTGTATATCCACGCGCTGCGCGACATCACGGTCGGTGAGGAACTGTGCTACGACTATGGCCTGGTCATTGACGCTAAGCTGACCAAGGAGCTCAAACGCGAATACGTTTGTTATTGCGGCACTGCGAGCTGCCGAGGCACGCTGCTTGCCGTCAACGACGAGGACAAGAAGAAAAAAGAGGGGAAAGAAAGACGCCAGGTCGGAGAAAGACGAGAAGGTGGGCAAGGCCAATAAGGCCTTGCGCAAGGGGAAAGGCGCTGAAAAGGGTGCCAAAAAGAAGAAGTAGGATATAGCAGTCCACGCCCCCGCCCCTTGTGCGGCACCGACCG from Burkholderia sp. encodes the following:
- a CDS encoding SET domain-containing protein-lysine N-methyltransferase, whose translation is MRSRRIVVRRSSVHGKGVFAVAPIREGERVVEYKGEQISWKEAQRRHPHNLNEPNHTFYFALEEGGVIDGKVDGNSARWINHSCEPNCGAQEIVGHVYIHALRDITVGEELCYDYGLVIDAKLTKELKREYVCYCGTASCRGTLLAVNDEDKKKKEGKERRQVGERREGGQGQ